One genomic segment of Arthrobacter sp. Marseille-P9274 includes these proteins:
- a CDS encoding acyl-CoA dehydrogenase, with the protein MTQVTGPAAVDVERPEDGITPPSRLDTEELGERLLGRWADKRRQARRLAGQPELARIDGQTMAEHRERVSAQLKYLVDTGAVHYAFPERLGGEDNHGGNIAGFEELVVADPSLQIKAGVQWGLFGAAVLHLGTKEHHDKWLPAIMSLEVPGAFAMTETGHGSDVASIATTATYDPDTEEFVISTPHRAAWKDYLGNAAKDGLAAVVFAKLITRGVDHGVHAFYVPIRDAERNFLPGVGGEDDGLKGGLNGIDNGRLHFDGVRIPRTNLLDRYGHVHPDGRYTSPIASPGRRFFTMLGTLVQGRVSLDGAAVAASKVALAIAVKYATERRQFHAGSAQEEEVLLDYQRHQRRLLTRLATTYAAAFAHEELLEKFDGVFSGAHDTDGDRQDLETLAAALKPLSTWHALDTLQECREACGGAGFLAENRFTALRADLDVYATFEGDNNVLLQLVAKRLLADYAKEFRSADFGALARWVASQAADATLHRTGLRQVAQTFADSGSVRKSATYLKDEDTQRQLLTDRVSSMVRDIAADLKRASRLPQSEAAALFNSRQHELIEAARAHAELLQWEAFTRALPSFDDGDTRQIMTWVRDLFGLGLVEKNLAWYLMNGRLSAQRAKTLGDYIHRLLLRLRPFALELVDAFGYGPEHLRAPIASGAERRRQEEAAAYAGRLRASGAAPVPEKQARSGAGG; encoded by the coding sequence ATGACCCAAGTAACCGGACCCGCCGCCGTCGACGTCGAACGGCCCGAGGACGGCATCACTCCGCCGTCGCGCCTCGACACCGAAGAACTCGGCGAACGGCTGCTCGGCCGGTGGGCCGACAAGCGCCGGCAGGCCCGCCGGCTCGCGGGCCAGCCGGAGCTGGCCCGGATCGATGGCCAGACGATGGCGGAGCACCGCGAACGCGTCTCCGCCCAGCTGAAATACCTGGTGGATACCGGCGCCGTGCACTACGCCTTCCCCGAGCGCCTCGGCGGCGAGGACAACCACGGCGGCAACATCGCCGGCTTCGAGGAGCTGGTCGTCGCAGACCCGTCCCTGCAGATCAAAGCCGGCGTCCAGTGGGGCCTCTTCGGCGCAGCCGTACTGCATCTGGGCACCAAGGAACACCACGACAAGTGGCTGCCCGCCATCATGAGCCTCGAGGTGCCCGGGGCCTTCGCCATGACCGAAACGGGCCACGGGTCGGATGTGGCCAGCATCGCCACGACCGCAACGTATGACCCGGACACCGAAGAGTTTGTGATCAGCACGCCGCACCGGGCCGCCTGGAAGGACTACCTGGGCAACGCGGCCAAGGACGGGCTGGCGGCGGTCGTGTTCGCGAAGCTCATCACGCGCGGGGTGGACCACGGCGTCCACGCCTTCTATGTGCCCATCCGCGACGCCGAGCGCAACTTCCTCCCCGGCGTCGGCGGCGAAGACGACGGGCTCAAGGGAGGCCTGAACGGCATCGACAACGGCCGGCTGCACTTCGACGGGGTGCGGATCCCGCGGACCAACCTCCTGGACCGCTACGGGCACGTACACCCGGACGGCCGCTACACCTCCCCCATCGCCAGCCCCGGCCGGCGCTTCTTCACCATGCTCGGCACCTTGGTGCAGGGCCGCGTCTCGCTGGACGGCGCGGCCGTGGCGGCCAGCAAGGTCGCCCTGGCCATCGCGGTCAAGTACGCCACCGAACGCCGGCAGTTCCACGCCGGGTCGGCACAGGAGGAAGAAGTCCTGCTGGACTACCAGCGCCATCAGCGGCGCCTGCTGACCCGGCTGGCCACCACCTACGCGGCAGCCTTTGCGCACGAGGAACTGCTGGAGAAATTCGACGGCGTGTTCTCCGGGGCGCACGATACCGACGGCGACCGGCAGGACCTTGAAACCCTCGCCGCAGCCCTGAAGCCACTGAGCACCTGGCACGCCCTCGACACACTGCAGGAGTGCCGCGAGGCGTGCGGCGGCGCGGGCTTCCTGGCCGAGAACCGCTTCACCGCACTGCGCGCGGACCTGGATGTCTACGCGACCTTCGAGGGCGACAACAACGTGCTGCTGCAGTTGGTGGCCAAGCGGCTGCTGGCTGATTATGCCAAGGAGTTCCGCAGCGCCGACTTCGGCGCCCTGGCCCGCTGGGTCGCGTCCCAGGCCGCCGATGCCACCCTGCACCGCACCGGGCTGCGCCAGGTGGCCCAGACCTTCGCGGACAGCGGTTCCGTGCGGAAGTCCGCCACTTACCTGAAGGACGAGGACACCCAGCGCCAGCTGCTCACCGACAGGGTTTCCTCGATGGTCAGGGACATCGCCGCGGACCTCAAGCGCGCCAGCCGGCTCCCGCAGTCGGAGGCCGCCGCGCTGTTCAACTCGCGCCAGCACGAACTGATCGAGGCGGCCCGGGCCCATGCCGAGCTGCTGCAGTGGGAGGCATTCACCCGCGCCCTGCCGTCATTTGACGACGGCGACACGCGCCAGATCATGACGTGGGTCCGGGACCTCTTCGGGCTGGGACTCGTGGAGAAGAACCTGGCCTGGTACCTGATGAACGGGCGGCTGTCGGCGCAGCGGGCCAAAACACTGGGCGACTACATCCACCGCCTGCTGCTACGGCTGCGCCCCTTCGCGCTGGAGCTGGTGGACGCCTTCGGCTACGGTCCGGAGCACCTGCGCGCGCCGATCGCCAGCGGTGCCGAACGCAGGCGGCAGGAGGAAGCGGCCGCCTATGCCGGTAGGCTGCGGGCCTCAGGCGCTGCCCCCGTGCCGGAAAAGCAGGCGCGTTCCGGCGCCGGCGGCTAG
- a CDS encoding TetR/AcrR family transcriptional regulator — protein MNTASTAQPQASGDGRAERWSAHRTSRRKELVRAARHAVHRLGPDASMEEIAAAAGTSKPVFYRYFGDKSGLQRAVGEAVAERMQAKLLAAAEIASSEHDGLRAMVDIYLQMAESSPNVYAFVTRSAGADTGGQDAMPVHFFAAVTAMIEAPLRHHLESRGGAGIDLAAASFWPPAAIGMVRAAGELWLRTPPGAGKPGREAMTEQITGWLWAGIAGPAIRSDEGPDTRTNH, from the coding sequence CCCCAAGCCTCCGGCGACGGCCGCGCCGAGCGCTGGAGCGCGCACCGCACCAGCCGGCGCAAGGAGCTGGTCCGCGCCGCGCGGCATGCCGTCCATCGGCTGGGCCCGGATGCCTCGATGGAGGAGATCGCCGCGGCCGCCGGCACCTCCAAGCCCGTCTTCTACCGCTACTTCGGGGACAAATCCGGCCTGCAGCGCGCGGTCGGCGAAGCGGTGGCCGAACGCATGCAGGCGAAGCTCCTGGCAGCGGCCGAAATCGCCTCCAGCGAGCACGACGGCTTGCGGGCGATGGTGGATATCTACCTACAGATGGCCGAGTCCTCGCCCAATGTCTACGCCTTTGTAACCCGCAGCGCGGGCGCGGACACCGGCGGGCAGGACGCCATGCCGGTCCACTTCTTTGCCGCCGTGACCGCGATGATCGAAGCTCCGCTCCGCCATCATTTGGAATCGCGCGGCGGCGCCGGCATCGACCTGGCGGCCGCCTCGTTCTGGCCCCCGGCGGCCATCGGCATGGTGCGCGCGGCCGGGGAGCTCTGGCTGCGGACGCCGCCCGGCGCCGGCAAGCCGGGGCGGGAAGCAATGACGGAGCAGATCACCGGATGGCTCTGGGCCGGCATCGCCGGACCCGCCATCCGGAGTGATGAAGGCCCCGACACACGAACTAATCACTAA